The Coccidioides posadasii str. Silveira chromosome 2, complete sequence genomic interval AGCGCGATTTTTTTGGGACAAATTTCGAGCCTGCAAAGCTGCCAGATTCGAGCTTGCTGATTGGACTGGGAGCTGACTGTTATCTTATCGGCCACTGGGCTTGCCAGAGCGTCTAACCGTAGCCGGTCTAGCCTCTGCCGTCGGCGCCTGGATTTGCGGGCCTTGACCCACCGGTGCAGTCCTGCGCCAAGGCGGACTCGGCCGCTTTCGGGTTAGCGCTTGATAAGCCTTCAGCGTGGCCCACTAGGCTGGTTTAGGGTTAGCACCCGGTGAGTCAGCGGCGGGCAGACCTTACCCCGATGGGATAATTGAACTCGCCCGCTACGTGATTGGCCTTTTGCCTACAGTAATGCCGTGGAATCATCACATGATTCGTTACTTAGTAACATTCCTATGAGGTAATCCAACTCGCGTGACCCACACTAGATAGACGAATATCTCGCCCTTAGTTACATATGACAAAGCCAAAGCATTCCGGGTTCCCCATCAATAGTTACGGCGGGCGGCAACCGCCGTTTGAGTTAACTACGTTCGGTGACATTGACCAACATCAACATCAACAGCAGACAACTCTGGCTGCCCACCAATCTCAACATCCCCGGTCTTGAGCACCCTAGGAGATTTCCTCTCCGCCGCAAGATCCCGCAAAACCACATATCTCCCCTGTCAACATTTAAATTGGCATCATTCTCTTATTCGCCGTACTCGCAAAGATGGTGGTATGTCCTCTTCCTTTCACCTCCGCGCTCGCTGGGTCACCTGCTAATCAGCTACGTTTGAATGGCTTCCAGCTCGGCCGTCTAACTCATTATGCTTTCGATGCTGTCTTGAGTACGTTGTTCCCCCAGTTCCCCTTTCGTCCTCACGAGAATCGCAAGTGGAACGTGCAAATCAGTCATGCTGAGATTCAGGCGGCAAAAACGCTTTTGCTAACAGAACCTCTCTAGTTTCGGCATTCCTCGCTGGAATCAAACGCTCCACAGGCCTCACGTAAATTCCCCCCCCTTCTTGCCTTTTCATCATCTCCCTCTCTACTCCAGTCGGAGCCGACAACTCAGCTAACCACGACTACTTACCTCCACCACCCGCTCACTCCAAGCCCTCTCACCTTTCCACGGGTGCTGAGCTCGGGCAGCGGTGTTCACTGCGGGTGGGCGGAGCTGGTGGTTTCGCCTCTTCTTTTAGCCCCAGCTTAAACTCAGACAAGATCTCCGACAACAAAGAAGTCAAGCGATGGGTCGATAACTACCTGGGTGTCGGAGAGTGGGTGATGGATCAGAGCATCGCAGTGCTAGGATCGTCCGGCTGGTTTGAGAGACGGCGGTAATTAGGCGAAAGCGGAAGCTTTTTGCTGTTTGATTCTCGTTGACGGTTTACGATTACCAAGTGTCATTTTTTTGCGCGCATCAGCTATCCTGGTGGTCTTTCGAGGGGTTGGCGCGGTTTATAGCCTGTTTGGGGGGCGGTAACGGGCCTGCATCACCGCTATTACTTCTTGACTATGACTCTCGCATCTAATGGGGAGTCACCACCGCTAGACGCCTCTACGCCCTGGAAGAATTCTCACCTCTACTTTCTCGTCTCTGTCCTTTTACATGTCCCTGTACCACTGTATATACATGACAGCTCGGCGCCttggaatttttttttccctttttatttttcccatGAGATTAAACTCACACTAAGCTGGCGTTTTGGTTTCTTGCACTCTCGTTGATGGTTCGAAATAACCGTACAATATTAAAGAACGGGCTGGGTAGCCTAAGAATCCTTCCCCGCGTTGCTTCTCCTTTTGTGTCTATATATAATCGTAATCCCCAAACTCCATGGTCTCTCATTCGACAAAGCTCTCTTATGTCATGAAAGACTACATAGAGCTTCTGCGCCGTCATAAATGCAATAGACCCCAAGTTTCACTGGTTCAGTAGCTGATCAATGTCAATACGCCGGTAGTACGATATGTGACCCAGTTCCGTCCAATAATGTGCGATGCAATCGTTTGAAATGAGAATAATCTGAGAAGGGATATACGTATCTAATCGCAAAAAAAGACCAGTTAGCTATACAGCAACCTAGGATATATGTGCAGTAAAAGCAAAAAGTCAACAATTGAGAAATAAGTTCTACCTCTGGCGAAGTTCGTAGCCGCGATATGTCCCCAACCATTCACGACGCGAGCTCCCCGAAACATTTCCTCGTCGGCAATGCGAATAGTTCCATTAGGACCGATATCATCAGCTTTGAAGGTTATCTCACCGCGAGGAACATTCGGATCGCCTGTTAATTTGATGGCTTTCAAGCCCCGATAGGGTACATTCCCAGGTTCGACGTTTTGAGAAGAAGTTGCTTGGCTGCTTGAGGCAGCGTTCTCCACCGTCGCGCCAGCAGCACTGTGGCCAGTCGACGCGGGGTCATAATCTTGCTGAAGTATCAATAGGTACTCAGATCCATGCCCAGAGTAATCCCCAATCCAGATTCCCTGATATGGCTTGTCCTTTGTCGGTGTATAGAGGTCAGGGCGCAGAGTCCCAAACGTGGACACGCCATCCATCACAGTCCCAACTTCGAACGTAGACATATTCCCACCGAACTGTATCCATCTCCTCAACCGGAACCCAGCTTCAGAAACCTCCTTCAAGCGCAGCGGCTTATCTCTAAAAGCAAAGGTTTCAATGTCCGAATACGCGACATTAACCCGTTCGTCGGCCGGAATGGTACTTGGCGGCCAGACCATTCTCGActcgtcctcatcctccCTGGTCTCCGTCTTATCGCAGAAGATAAAGGAGCTAAATACTCTTTGGGCCTCGAGGTCCATCGGCATCCGGACTTCTGACCGTCGACCATGCGAATCGGAACCCCACCCCAACGCCAGCTCCTTTTCAAGCAGTATAACCGGGTCATCTAGCCATAGCGAAACTACCGGATCAAACGAGCTGACAATAACCGAGGGATTCTTGCTCCACGCCTGGACGAATCGGATTGAATGCCTGGCGACGATTCGATATCCTTCGATACGGCCCCGCGGAGCGTTGTATCGGACGAGGATCAATTTCCCCGTGTTCTTAACGTCGGAAAACCAGATCTTATTTCGCACGAGGAACCAGAATGGATGATAAGCTACGTATAGTGACCGGAAGGATTCGAAGGGTGAGGGGTCATGGAGACGCGTGTGGACATTAGAATCAACCAGGGCGGCCCAGAGTAGCTCGCTGTTTGCGTGTTCTCGGAGGAACTGGCATGTCGCGGACAAGGAAGTCAGGTCTAAGGCAGATACGTAGGAGAGAATTTCATATAGAAGCtctgatgggagagagaggAGCGGCGGAATGAAGAACGTTTGGGTGTCCTCCGGCGGGTTCTCCTCATGTTCGGCATTGTTGATAACCCCGCAGAGCTGGCCGGTACCCGCCACTGATGGTTCAGAAGGCATGTCGGGCTCCATTGTGGTTGAATCCAGCCCAGATAAATGATCGAAACGGAAAAGTTGTGATCACATCCTCCATTTAGTGATTTGTTTGTACAGTACGTGTGTGGGGGAGTATCAACAATTGAGGTGGCTCGGCTTCGAAGACCGCTGACATCACCATTCAAGTtgctagttagttaactaactaaccaCATTCGCTAGCAATCCAGCGCTTGAAAAAGGCCAACAACAGTGGGTATTATTCTGAAATTATGACATGTAATTTGTCTTCTAAAATGTGATTAAAAGGAAATACATAAAGGTGTGGATAAATATGCCAAGAACTGAAACACGCTGACATCTTTCGTAGCTCGCTCTCAGAACTGTCGTACATCATACAAAAGTACATCGTCTCATAAATCGTTTATTAGTTCAGCCTGTCGATCTCCGAGGTCACTTTCTTGCCTTCCATCGAGCGCACTTGGGGCTGGCTTCCCTAGATTTGGAATCTGAAACTGGTGCCAGGGGCTGTGCGAAAAATGATTAGCCTCTTCTCTCCGATGGGGGAAGAAAACGGAGAGCCACTTACTTTGGAGCATGAAGGACGTATCTCGCCATCGCCTCACGGAAACGATTCTTGTATTCCTTGGGACTTGTCACTGTTGGACGATTCTTGCCGCCACCAGCAAATCCACGGTCCTTGATCCATGATTCCAGTTTCTTATCCCAGGTGTACGTCCTTATACAATCGATGATCCCGACAACAAGCTCCTGACGACCTTCATCAATCGCAATCATAAGGGAGTAATCCATGACATTCTGGCGCGCGAGAAATAATGTATCATTCCAGACGCTCTGGCTGAGAAGCTTCTTCGAGTGCTCTCTTGTAAAAAGTGGACTTTCGTAGATAAACTCAACCATATTCTCATCGAGAAGGACCTCATTCTGCTCCCCTGTACTCTGCACCTTGCGATTA includes:
- a CDS encoding uncharacterized protein (EggNog:ENOG410PSHV~COG:S~TransMembrane:1 (o6-23i)), whose translation is MVLGRLTHYAFDAVLISAFLAGIKRSTGLTLNSDKISDNKEVKRWVDNYLGVGEWVMDQSIAVLGSSGWFERRR
- a CDS encoding uncharacterized protein (EggNog:ENOG410PIV1~COG:S) translates to MEPDMPSEPSVAGTGQLCGVINNAEHEENPPEDTQTFFIPPLLSLPSELLYEILSYVSALDLTSLSATCQFLREHANSELLWAALVDSNVHTRLHDPSPFESFRSLYVAYHPFWFLVRNKIWFSDVKNTGKLILVRYNAPRGRIEGYRIVARHSIRFVQAWSKNPSVIVSSFDPVVSLWLDDPVILLEKELALGWGSDSHGRRSEVRMPMDLEAQRVFSSFIFCDKTETREDEDESRMVWPPSTIPADERVNVAYSDIETFAFRDKPLRLKEVSEAGFRLRRWIQFGGNMSTFEVGTVMDGVSTFGTLRPDLYTPTKDKPYQGIWIGDYSGHGSEYLLILQQDYDPASTGHSAAGATVENAASSSQATSSQNVEPGNVPYRGLKAIKLTGDPNVPRGEITFKADDIGPNGTIRIADEEMFRGARVVNGWGHIAATNFARDTYIPSQIILISNDCIAHYWTELGHISYYRRIDIDQLLNQ